In the Bremerella alba genome, one interval contains:
- a CDS encoding CinA family nicotinamide mononucleotide deamidase-related protein produces the protein MIAEIVAIGDELTSGQRLDTNTQWLSQQLETLGIEVLFHTTVGDDLEANIQVIKNALGRANLVISTGGLGPTDDDLTRQALANATSAKLELHAESLEHIQRRFSMRGREMPPKNQIQAMFPAGSRVIPNPNGTAPGIDFDYSVGLHHSRFIALPGVPAEMKEMWAASIVPSLAGKGTAKKIIRHHVVKCFGVGESHMEALLPDLIKRGREPRVGITVHQATISLRITASGQSAQQCEETIAETVKQIDAAAGDLVFGEGDQELQDVVVRDLLARGETLATVESSTSGLLAFWLGAVDDDRQAFLGGTVEMPVELVTKQSVENAAVQARSVGNATYGLALGTLTKADSADEYYVALASKDGVQSVSSGLAGHPEIWGPRMAKQGLDLLRKQLIR, from the coding sequence ATGATCGCAGAGATAGTGGCAATCGGAGATGAATTGACCAGCGGACAGAGGTTAGACACCAATACCCAGTGGCTGAGCCAACAATTGGAAACGCTGGGAATTGAAGTCTTATTTCACACAACCGTTGGCGACGATCTAGAGGCAAACATTCAGGTCATCAAAAATGCCCTGGGTCGGGCGAACTTGGTCATCTCGACCGGTGGCTTGGGCCCAACCGATGACGACCTAACTCGCCAAGCCCTGGCCAATGCGACCAGTGCTAAGCTGGAGCTTCACGCCGAAAGCCTGGAACATATTCAGCGACGGTTCAGCATGCGTGGCCGTGAGATGCCGCCTAAGAACCAGATTCAGGCCATGTTTCCGGCTGGGAGTCGCGTCATCCCCAATCCCAACGGAACTGCTCCAGGGATTGATTTTGATTACTCGGTGGGGCTTCATCATTCGCGATTTATCGCTTTGCCTGGCGTGCCTGCCGAGATGAAAGAAATGTGGGCCGCGTCGATTGTCCCTTCGCTGGCCGGCAAAGGAACCGCGAAGAAGATTATCCGACACCACGTCGTGAAATGCTTCGGTGTTGGCGAAAGCCACATGGAAGCCCTGTTACCGGACCTGATCAAGCGGGGCAGGGAGCCTCGCGTTGGCATCACGGTTCATCAGGCAACCATTTCGCTGCGGATTACAGCATCAGGACAATCGGCCCAGCAGTGCGAAGAAACGATTGCAGAGACCGTCAAGCAAATTGACGCCGCTGCCGGTGACCTGGTGTTCGGCGAAGGAGATCAAGAGCTGCAAGATGTCGTGGTTCGCGATTTATTGGCTCGCGGAGAAACATTGGCGACTGTCGAGTCGTCGACATCCGGTCTGTTGGCGTTTTGGCTCGGGGCTGTGGACGACGATCGCCAGGCTTTTCTCGGGGGTACCGTCGAGATGCCGGTGGAACTGGTCACCAAGCAGAGCGTCGAAAACGCTGCGGTCCAAGCACGTAGTGTGGGCAACGCCACCTACGGGCTGGCTTTGGGAACGCTCACCAAAGCGGACTCGGCCGACGAGTACTACGTAGCCCTGGCTTCGAAAGACGGCGTTCAATCGGTTAGCAGCGGCTTGGCCGGTCATCCCGAAATTTGGGGCCCACGGATGGCCAAACAAGGCTTGGATTTGCTGAGGAAGCAGTTAATCCGCTAA
- the murB gene encoding UDP-N-acetylmuramate dehydrogenase, translating to MEFTAGFEHFVRTDEALAPYTWLKLGGSAEYFAEPTTIDELAAVVKRCRETEIPARVLGGGSNLLVHDEGVPGLVILLNHPTFSGITIDGNRMTAGGGTKLSHALSTSVGGGLAGLEALAGIPGTIGGALHGNAGANGVDVGQRVVEATVMTRSGEVQTRTAQDLQFTYRQSSLDELVILNAVFELEPAGSQELTRRMQKFWIVQKATQPGGSENVAYLFFDPPGLSASTLIEQSGLKGTKVGGAEICAEHANFVIASDDATANDVIRLAELVQSRVKEVTGMDLKCQLTVW from the coding sequence ATGGAATTCACCGCTGGCTTTGAGCACTTCGTTCGCACGGACGAAGCGTTGGCTCCTTACACATGGCTAAAACTGGGTGGAAGCGCTGAATATTTCGCGGAACCCACCACCATCGACGAACTGGCAGCCGTTGTGAAGCGTTGCCGCGAGACTGAGATTCCCGCTCGGGTACTCGGTGGCGGATCGAACCTATTGGTCCACGATGAAGGGGTGCCTGGCCTGGTAATTCTGCTCAACCATCCGACATTCAGCGGAATTACTATCGATGGCAATCGCATGACCGCAGGGGGCGGTACGAAGCTATCCCACGCTTTGAGTACGTCCGTCGGCGGCGGACTGGCAGGCCTGGAAGCACTCGCCGGAATACCAGGCACCATTGGTGGTGCGTTGCATGGCAACGCCGGAGCAAATGGCGTGGATGTCGGTCAACGTGTCGTCGAAGCCACCGTCATGACGCGATCGGGAGAAGTTCAAACGCGGACTGCCCAAGACCTACAGTTCACCTATCGGCAAAGTAGCTTGGATGAATTGGTCATCCTCAACGCGGTATTCGAGTTGGAACCAGCAGGCTCGCAAGAACTGACGCGACGCATGCAAAAGTTCTGGATCGTGCAGAAGGCAACCCAACCGGGTGGCTCGGAAAACGTAGCGTATCTATTCTTCGACCCGCCAGGACTTTCCGCAAGTACGTTGATTGAGCAGTCAGGTCTTAAAGGAACCAAGGTGGGCGGGGCCGAAATTTGCGCGGAACACGCTAACTTCGTCATCGCTAGCGACGACGCGACCGCCAACGATGTCATTCGACTGGCTGAACTGGTGCAAAGCCGAGTCAAAGAGGTGACTGGTATGGATCTTAAGTGCCAGCTGACGGTTTGGTAG
- a CDS encoding PQQ-dependent sugar dehydrogenase, whose amino-acid sequence MLLIFLFSAVVANAQDKEQEKYYQITPLPIPEGVVLEVGAMEMMPDGKLAVASRRGEIYMVSNPKASSPETDTTFKRYAHGLHEVLGLAYRDGWLYVTQRTDVSRIRDTDGDGEADEFEIVSDGWGVSGDYHEYAFGSRFDEEGNIWVTLCLTGSFSSKVPYRGWCLRVNEDGTTTPTTSGVRSPGGMGMNAAGDIFYTDNQGPWNGTSGLKHLVPGHFMGHPGGNDWYKLAPNMGERPQEPESNSRFHIEAKKIPEYMPAAVLFPYNKMGKSASGIDYDRSAGKFGPFAGQMLVGDQSHSTIMRVVLEEVNGRYQGACIPFLEDIGSGTLPFWMTEDGNLFVGGTNRGWGSRGNKPFSLERINWTGVTPFDLLDVQANPDGFTVHFTKPIDPESAKKADAIHIETYTYIYQSSYGSPEVDHAQPAIKNVEVAGDNLSVKITLDQVKEGHIHEIHFPGILEASGEPLWHDVLYYTLNQIPGE is encoded by the coding sequence ATGCTTTTGATTTTTCTCTTCTCTGCGGTTGTGGCAAACGCCCAGGATAAAGAGCAAGAGAAGTACTATCAGATCACGCCGCTCCCGATTCCCGAAGGCGTGGTTTTGGAAGTCGGTGCGATGGAAATGATGCCTGACGGCAAGCTGGCCGTTGCTTCACGTCGGGGCGAAATCTATATGGTCTCGAACCCCAAGGCAAGTTCTCCGGAGACCGACACGACCTTCAAGCGGTACGCGCACGGGCTACACGAAGTGCTGGGGCTCGCCTACCGCGACGGTTGGCTTTACGTTACCCAACGCACCGATGTTTCACGCATTCGAGACACCGACGGAGACGGGGAAGCGGATGAGTTTGAAATCGTGTCCGATGGATGGGGAGTCTCCGGTGATTACCACGAGTACGCGTTCGGCTCCCGTTTCGACGAGGAAGGAAACATTTGGGTCACGCTTTGCCTGACCGGTTCGTTTTCCAGCAAGGTTCCATACCGTGGATGGTGCTTGCGTGTGAACGAAGATGGTACGACCACGCCCACGACCAGCGGTGTTCGCAGTCCTGGTGGAATGGGCATGAACGCCGCCGGTGACATCTTCTATACCGATAACCAAGGCCCCTGGAACGGTACGTCTGGATTGAAGCATTTGGTTCCAGGTCACTTTATGGGGCACCCAGGCGGCAACGATTGGTATAAATTGGCGCCCAACATGGGCGAGCGTCCCCAAGAACCCGAAAGCAACAGCCGCTTTCATATCGAAGCCAAGAAGATCCCTGAGTACATGCCGGCCGCAGTGCTGTTTCCCTACAACAAGATGGGCAAGTCGGCCAGCGGCATCGACTACGACCGCTCGGCAGGAAAGTTCGGTCCCTTTGCTGGGCAAATGCTCGTGGGTGATCAGTCGCACAGCACCATCATGCGTGTCGTCCTGGAAGAAGTGAACGGACGTTACCAGGGCGCATGCATTCCGTTTTTAGAAGACATCGGATCAGGGACGTTGCCGTTTTGGATGACCGAGGATGGAAATCTTTTTGTCGGCGGTACGAATCGGGGATGGGGCTCAAGGGGCAATAAGCCCTTCTCGTTAGAGCGAATCAACTGGACCGGCGTCACTCCGTTTGACCTGCTCGACGTACAAGCCAATCCGGACGGCTTTACGGTCCATTTCACGAAACCGATCGATCCTGAGTCTGCGAAGAAGGCCGATGCCATTCATATCGAAACGTATACCTATATTTATCAGTCAAGTTATGGCAGCCCCGAGGTAGATCATGCCCAACCGGCGATCAAGAATGTGGAGGTGGCTGGGGACAACTTGTCCGTAAAGATTACCCTCGATCAGGTTAAAGAAGGGCACATCCACGAGATACATTTCCCGGGCATCCTTGAGGCCAGCGGCGAGCCGCTTTGGCATGATGTGCTCTACTACACTTTGAATCAGATACCTGGCGAATAA
- a CDS encoding YkgJ family cysteine cluster protein, with the protein MPLNSPSPSITAMFREASQEARSVVNRLVAQKGESLDWIDDLRQMQVGYLDKSSQKADRECRAGCSGCCMSAQVDVTGIEAIAVADYLKMCVDPATLSKIKLRLERVTQRRYDQMSGTARQLPLACSMLGEDGRCMVYPVRPVICSGVFSISRDSCLDAEKTAKVGDFSSTIPLDNDAIQATGGISGTLQRILIEHDLDGNLYEFNSAVLAVVTVENPLNRFLAGEDLFRNAICTDAHSPPRKLAAGRHKILRPRTAKRA; encoded by the coding sequence ATGCCGCTGAACTCCCCATCACCTTCAATAACCGCCATGTTTCGCGAGGCTTCTCAAGAAGCTCGTTCCGTAGTCAATCGACTCGTGGCTCAGAAGGGGGAGAGCCTTGATTGGATCGACGATTTGCGTCAAATGCAGGTTGGCTATCTCGATAAGAGTTCCCAGAAAGCGGATCGAGAATGCCGTGCCGGCTGCTCTGGCTGTTGCATGTCGGCTCAAGTCGATGTCACGGGGATCGAGGCGATCGCCGTCGCCGACTACTTGAAAATGTGTGTTGATCCGGCCACGCTGAGCAAGATCAAATTACGCTTGGAACGCGTCACTCAGCGTCGATACGATCAAATGAGTGGGACGGCCCGCCAATTGCCATTGGCGTGTTCGATGTTGGGAGAAGATGGCCGCTGCATGGTGTACCCTGTCCGTCCGGTTATCTGTTCTGGCGTCTTTTCCATTAGCCGCGATTCTTGTCTCGATGCCGAGAAAACCGCGAAAGTCGGCGACTTTTCCAGCACGATCCCCTTAGACAACGACGCCATTCAAGCCACCGGTGGAATCTCTGGCACCTTGCAGCGGATCTTGATCGAACATGACCTGGATGGCAATTTGTACGAATTCAACTCGGCGGTGCTTGCGGTTGTCACCGTTGAAAACCCTCTGAATCGATTTCTGGCCGGAGAAGACCTGTTTCGTAACGCGATCTGCACCGATGCACACTCCCCCCCCAGAAAACTGGCCGCTGGCCGACACAAAATTCTTAGACCACGCACTGCCAAACGGGCCTGA
- a CDS encoding cell division protein FtsQ/DivIB gives MLCVVIVVAFLLMMTAGWNHYAEQFASREEFLLSPREILISTPPEWIQSDVLIDAVEKADLPDQLDLRDRELTNKVANAISAHAWVRSVHKVVKQYPASVLVEVEYRKPVAMVEVEFVDEGAVRRGLIPVDVEGTVLPPGDFSRIQANDRYPRILIDLKRPMVEAGMKWDNPRVPEAALIAAELLPHWSDLKLNRIILKEESGQHYELELTDQTRIIWGSPPGQELPQETIAKHKVQVMLQKSAESALSSHEPQPSLDLRTAGRAVTGLTQVHR, from the coding sequence ATGCTGTGCGTTGTCATCGTTGTAGCCTTCTTGCTGATGATGACCGCCGGATGGAATCATTATGCAGAGCAGTTCGCATCTCGCGAAGAGTTCCTGCTTTCGCCGCGCGAAATCTTGATCAGCACGCCGCCTGAGTGGATTCAATCAGACGTCTTAATCGATGCTGTTGAAAAGGCCGATCTGCCAGACCAACTCGATCTGAGGGATCGCGAACTCACCAATAAGGTGGCTAATGCGATTTCGGCGCATGCCTGGGTTCGCAGTGTTCACAAAGTGGTGAAACAATACCCTGCGAGTGTCCTTGTCGAAGTTGAATATCGTAAACCGGTTGCCATGGTCGAAGTAGAGTTCGTCGACGAAGGCGCCGTCCGACGCGGCTTGATTCCGGTAGACGTTGAAGGAACCGTACTTCCGCCTGGCGACTTCTCACGAATTCAAGCCAACGATCGCTACCCACGGATTTTGATTGACCTGAAACGCCCCATGGTCGAAGCCGGCATGAAATGGGATAACCCCCGCGTGCCAGAGGCGGCCCTGATTGCCGCCGAACTGCTCCCGCATTGGAGCGATCTCAAGCTCAACCGAATCATCTTGAAAGAAGAATCAGGGCAGCACTACGAACTGGAGCTTACCGATCAAACGCGGATCATCTGGGGAAGTCCACCGGGACAAGAATTGCCCCAAGAGACCATCGCCAAGCACAAAGTTCAGGTCATGCTTCAGAAGTCGGCCGAGTCTGCACTTTCGAGTCATGAACCCCAGCCATCGCTCGACCTGCGGACCGCTGGCCGAGCGGTAACCGGGCTGACTCAAGTGCATCGGTAA
- a CDS encoding PA14 domain-containing protein, with protein sequence MMSLFRWTCTAAWVCATVSVGPLWAQSGPVIPGYQQFHGQSRDAAGGEILWSELNCVACHQQSDAELGNLSAKAAPDLSLVGSRVRPEYLREYLKDPHQLKPGATMPDVLGNIPSKERADAIENLTHFLASTGRLQESRKRSREINAGKNLYHEIGCVACHGPREGIPAEAAQLKPLGTLEAKYSIPSLAAFLQDPLKVRASGRMPALRLDTDQATKLAQYLLQDLDVEVPANLQYTYYEGNFRELPDFTKLDSKESGEAMSFDIGLAKRANNFAFVFEGYLNIAQQGDYTFHLDSDDGSRLEINGKQVVNNDGIHPKNRRSGKIRLESGMHELRVEYFDGGGVKALDVLMDGPSGLRNAYVSDFVFLDPKRSTTEDQSDQFQIDAQKVEQGRIQFVSLGCANCHQLGDIKPGVSALHGPSLADLDTSQGCLAASPGKAPDFKLTEGQRQSLTSAIQRRKEPNVAAWEPEQRVRRYLATFNCYACHERDEIGGVTADLNSYFHTSQAEMGDEGRIPPTLDGVGAKLTQNWMAKILNEGAKDRPYMQTVMPNFGGENVGQLKDLFASLDTLPEHPPIEIPETEGRIKATGRHMVGDKVFGCIKCHTFGGEKASGVQGIDMTLMTRRLNHDWFLAYVKDPPRFRKGTRMPTAWPNGKSVMRSILSGDADQQIDAIWIYLSDQENAAKPYGVGEQPIELVAWRKAVIYRNFIQGAGSRAIGVGFPEKANIAFDANDLNLALIWQGAFIDASRHWTGRGQGFQPPLGDNVVELPGGAPFAVLDSPTARWPDVSGKDAGYQFLGYRLDEANNPTFRYRFGDRTISDAIKAEKVNEFSSLNREITVEGPSAQPLMFRALSGESIHALEDGWFQIGQGLKLQVRGAKATIRPGQNDLLIEVPNDSRPTSFQLKYVW encoded by the coding sequence ATGATGAGCTTGTTTCGCTGGACTTGCACGGCCGCATGGGTTTGCGCAACCGTCAGTGTTGGTCCTCTTTGGGCACAGTCGGGGCCCGTCATACCTGGTTATCAACAGTTTCACGGTCAGTCGCGAGATGCAGCTGGGGGCGAGATCTTGTGGAGCGAACTCAATTGCGTCGCTTGCCATCAGCAATCTGATGCTGAGCTTGGCAATCTCTCTGCCAAGGCCGCGCCCGATTTATCACTCGTCGGTAGCCGCGTGCGGCCAGAGTATTTACGTGAGTACCTGAAAGACCCGCACCAGCTTAAGCCTGGCGCGACGATGCCGGACGTGCTCGGGAATATTCCCTCAAAGGAACGAGCAGACGCGATTGAAAACTTGACTCACTTTCTTGCATCTACAGGGCGACTGCAAGAGTCGCGCAAGCGTTCGCGCGAGATCAACGCAGGCAAGAATCTGTATCACGAGATAGGCTGTGTGGCCTGTCACGGTCCTCGCGAAGGAATCCCCGCCGAGGCGGCTCAACTGAAGCCGTTGGGCACGTTAGAAGCGAAGTACTCGATTCCCTCGTTGGCCGCTTTTCTGCAAGACCCACTGAAGGTTCGTGCTTCGGGCCGCATGCCTGCGCTGCGACTCGACACCGATCAAGCAACGAAACTCGCCCAGTATCTGCTGCAGGATTTAGACGTCGAAGTGCCTGCCAATCTGCAGTACACATACTACGAAGGAAACTTCAGGGAGTTGCCTGACTTTACCAAGCTCGATTCTAAAGAATCTGGCGAGGCCATGTCGTTCGATATCGGTCTGGCAAAGCGAGCGAACAATTTCGCGTTCGTGTTTGAAGGGTATCTGAATATCGCCCAGCAAGGCGACTACACCTTTCATCTCGATTCCGACGACGGCAGTCGACTGGAAATCAATGGAAAGCAGGTCGTCAACAATGACGGCATTCACCCCAAAAATCGCCGCTCCGGCAAGATTCGTCTCGAATCTGGCATGCACGAACTGCGTGTCGAGTACTTCGATGGAGGTGGAGTCAAGGCACTCGACGTCTTGATGGATGGGCCCAGTGGGCTGCGTAATGCCTACGTGTCGGATTTCGTCTTTCTCGATCCCAAGAGATCGACGACTGAAGATCAATCGGATCAATTTCAAATCGATGCGCAGAAAGTGGAGCAGGGGCGTATTCAGTTCGTCTCGTTGGGATGCGCCAACTGTCACCAGCTAGGTGATATCAAGCCAGGTGTTTCGGCCCTGCACGGTCCGAGCCTGGCCGATCTCGACACGAGCCAAGGCTGCCTGGCGGCTTCGCCAGGGAAAGCACCTGATTTCAAGTTAACCGAAGGCCAACGCCAAAGTCTGACCTCGGCAATCCAGCGACGCAAAGAGCCGAACGTGGCTGCCTGGGAGCCAGAGCAGCGCGTTCGACGTTATCTAGCGACCTTCAACTGCTATGCGTGTCACGAGCGAGACGAAATTGGCGGCGTCACCGCTGATCTGAACTCTTACTTCCATACCTCCCAAGCGGAGATGGGAGACGAAGGACGCATCCCCCCCACGCTCGATGGTGTCGGGGCGAAACTCACCCAGAACTGGATGGCCAAGATATTGAACGAGGGGGCTAAGGATCGTCCCTACATGCAGACCGTCATGCCGAATTTCGGTGGAGAAAACGTGGGGCAATTGAAAGATCTCTTCGCAAGTCTCGACACGCTCCCCGAGCATCCCCCGATTGAAATCCCCGAGACGGAAGGTCGTATCAAGGCAACCGGTCGGCACATGGTGGGGGACAAGGTCTTCGGTTGCATCAAGTGTCATACGTTCGGCGGCGAAAAGGCGTCCGGCGTTCAGGGGATCGACATGACACTGATGACCCGACGTTTAAATCACGATTGGTTCCTGGCGTATGTGAAAGATCCTCCTCGATTTCGCAAGGGAACGCGTATGCCAACAGCCTGGCCCAACGGCAAGTCGGTCATGCGAAGTATCCTCAGTGGCGACGCCGATCAGCAAATTGATGCGATCTGGATCTACCTGAGCGATCAGGAAAATGCGGCCAAACCGTATGGCGTCGGCGAACAGCCAATTGAATTGGTTGCCTGGCGTAAGGCCGTTATCTACCGCAATTTCATCCAAGGAGCCGGCAGCCGCGCTATTGGTGTAGGCTTTCCTGAAAAGGCCAATATCGCCTTTGACGCCAACGACCTGAACCTGGCCCTCATTTGGCAAGGTGCGTTCATCGACGCGTCGCGGCACTGGACCGGCCGCGGTCAAGGGTTCCAGCCACCGCTGGGCGACAACGTAGTAGAACTTCCTGGCGGGGCCCCGTTCGCCGTACTCGATAGCCCGACAGCTAGGTGGCCTGATGTCAGCGGAAAAGACGCAGGCTATCAGTTCCTGGGCTACCGGCTTGATGAGGCCAACAACCCGACGTTCCGCTATCGCTTCGGCGATCGAACGATTTCCGATGCGATCAAGGCCGAAAAGGTGAACGAGTTCTCGTCTCTAAATCGGGAGATCACTGTCGAAGGACCATCCGCGCAGCCGTTGATGTTCCGTGCTCTTTCGGGAGAGTCAATTCACGCGTTGGAGGATGGCTGGTTCCAGATCGGCCAGGGGCTCAAGCTTCAAGTCAGAGGAGCGAAAGCAACCATTCGGCCTGGACAGAACGACCTGCTGATCGAGGTGCCCAATGATTCTCGACCGACCAGTTTCCAACTAAAGTACGTTTGGTAA
- a CDS encoding ATP-binding protein produces the protein MTDPGKGIPTARSSANRLTILYVLALSAVALLTILGQFLVQQSLERQLSDSTLINIAGRQRMLSQKITKLGLQIQTSDNPYQRTAARNELRESLQLWETSHQGLQEGNLDLGLPGNNSETVTQLFAELEPSFQAIRKAAATILSAQVVEQDNQEIGPALETILANEGDFLDGMDQIVYACDQEAESRVANLKQVERGLLLITLVVLLFEGLFIFRPAVTQIQRMVTRLRENAEVFEMAKNSAEAANQEKTGFLAKMSHELRTPMNAILGLSEVLLRGRLVDNQKKLLNTIHDSAQSLMGLLTDLLDMSKLEIDADLKLRHEPLNPKHILARVVEMFTYQAQQRGLKLELTVSEDLDLWVLGDENRLRQVLVNLIQNALKFTSEGKVLVEAEVQRHHAHEVLINMTVTDTGPGISAEDQKSIFEPFKQAEGDRDKHGGAGLGLSIAYRLVEAMQGRLRVVSQLGAGTTFILEIPFQKSFDGIQETDQWRQDKSAPAEVMLSLSKANLLVVEDVEANRLVIGSMLEEMAVPHRFATSIGDAFDKVDQKWPEIILLDLELPDGSGFDFFQKLLDRCLDSDRLRPTVIALTAHATDEFRQKTEAAGMDGFLTKPVTLSGLRSVLHLTGPGESLPEGDFDFNATAKERFDEETVSDPLASYPEELRTKLLLVYCEKYQQQFAELISAKEAGDPKQFSFMAHKLLGMAANFGASPAVDKLQLLDDEQVDLTDPSLPETLVTLQADLDDLADQAHNRITH, from the coding sequence AGCGGATGTTGAGTCAAAAGATCACGAAGCTCGGCCTGCAAATTCAAACGAGCGACAATCCTTATCAAAGAACGGCAGCCCGAAATGAACTTCGCGAGTCTCTCCAGCTGTGGGAGACCTCTCACCAGGGGCTTCAAGAGGGTAACTTAGATCTGGGGTTACCAGGCAACAACAGCGAAACGGTTACCCAGTTATTTGCCGAGCTAGAGCCCAGTTTTCAAGCGATACGTAAGGCAGCAGCAACGATTCTTTCTGCCCAGGTCGTGGAGCAAGACAATCAGGAAATTGGGCCGGCACTAGAGACTATTTTGGCGAACGAGGGAGACTTTCTGGACGGCATGGACCAGATTGTTTACGCCTGCGATCAAGAGGCCGAGAGCCGCGTCGCTAATTTGAAGCAAGTAGAGCGGGGGCTGTTGCTGATTACGTTGGTGGTGCTCCTGTTCGAGGGTTTGTTTATCTTTCGGCCAGCGGTCACTCAGATTCAACGGATGGTTACTCGCCTGCGAGAAAATGCCGAAGTGTTCGAGATGGCTAAGAATTCGGCCGAGGCCGCTAACCAGGAAAAGACGGGCTTCCTGGCGAAGATGAGTCACGAACTGCGTACCCCAATGAATGCCATTCTGGGGCTATCTGAAGTGCTTCTCCGCGGTCGTCTGGTCGACAATCAGAAAAAGCTGCTCAATACCATTCACGATTCCGCCCAGTCGCTGATGGGCCTGCTTACCGACCTTTTGGATATGTCGAAGTTAGAGATTGACGCGGATCTGAAGCTTCGGCACGAGCCGCTGAATCCCAAGCATATCCTCGCCAGAGTCGTGGAGATGTTCACGTATCAGGCCCAGCAGCGTGGCTTGAAGCTGGAATTGACGGTCTCCGAAGACCTCGATTTGTGGGTGCTGGGAGATGAAAACCGTCTCCGGCAAGTTCTTGTCAATTTGATCCAGAATGCCCTGAAATTTACGAGTGAAGGGAAAGTGCTGGTCGAAGCGGAAGTGCAGCGGCACCATGCGCACGAAGTTCTCATCAATATGACGGTGACTGACACGGGGCCAGGCATTTCCGCCGAGGATCAGAAGTCGATTTTCGAACCGTTCAAGCAAGCCGAAGGCGATCGTGACAAGCACGGTGGTGCGGGGTTGGGCTTGAGCATTGCCTACCGATTGGTGGAAGCAATGCAGGGACGCCTACGAGTTGTCAGTCAGCTTGGTGCCGGGACGACATTCATCCTTGAAATTCCCTTTCAAAAGTCTTTTGACGGAATCCAAGAAACCGACCAGTGGCGGCAAGATAAGTCGGCCCCTGCGGAAGTCATGTTGTCTTTGTCGAAAGCCAACTTGTTGGTAGTCGAAGACGTCGAGGCAAATCGTCTTGTGATCGGTTCGATGCTTGAAGAAATGGCGGTGCCTCATCGATTCGCTACTTCAATTGGCGATGCCTTTGATAAGGTTGACCAGAAGTGGCCTGAAATTATTCTGCTTGATCTTGAACTTCCTGATGGCAGTGGTTTCGACTTCTTTCAGAAATTGCTCGACCGTTGTTTGGATTCCGATCGTCTTCGTCCCACAGTGATTGCCCTGACCGCCCATGCAACCGACGAGTTCCGTCAGAAAACGGAAGCCGCCGGAATGGATGGCTTCCTGACTAAACCAGTGACCCTTTCGGGGTTACGCTCGGTTCTCCATTTAACAGGACCTGGCGAATCACTGCCGGAAGGAGACTTCGATTTCAACGCGACGGCGAAAGAGCGTTTCGACGAGGAAACGGTCAGCGATCCACTCGCTTCCTATCCGGAAGAACTTCGGACGAAGCTACTGCTGGTTTACTGCGAGAAATATCAGCAGCAATTCGCTGAACTAATATCTGCCAAAGAAGCAGGTGATCCAAAGCAGTTTTCGTTCATGGCTCATAAGCTGTTAGGCATGGCCGCTAATTTTGGAGCAAGCCCAGCGGTCGATAAACTACAGCTGTTGGATGACGAGCAAGTCGACCTGACGGATCCGTCTCTGCCGGAAACGTTAGTGACGCTTCAAGCCGACTTAGACGACTTGGCAGATCAAGCTCACAACAGGATAACGCATTAG
- a CDS encoding carbon storage regulator, with amino-acid sequence MLVLSRRVGEKIEIGNGITVTVLRVTGKTVRIGIEAPECVSIRRTELNQDQRWPTPAAIASSDSLTPSDSEIFNSSDTSQGI; translated from the coding sequence ATGTTAGTTCTAAGCCGCCGAGTCGGTGAAAAGATCGAAATCGGCAATGGAATCACCGTGACCGTACTACGGGTCACCGGCAAGACCGTACGAATTGGAATTGAAGCACCAGAGTGTGTTTCAATACGTCGCACCGAACTTAACCAGGATCAGCGTTGGCCAACTCCGGCAGCGATTGCATCGTCCGATTCACTCACGCCTTCCGACTCCGAGATATTTAATTCGTCGGATACATCGCAAGGCATTTAA